In Exiguobacterium acetylicum, the genomic stretch TTGCGCTACTCTTTTCTCAAACAGGAATCATCCAAGAGCTTGGTATGAACAACTGGTTATTTTCTGTCTCAGAAACGAAGATCCACCATACGACGTGGGAAATCTTCACACGTGCTATCTTCTGTAACTGGATGGTCTGTTTAGCGATTTTCATTCCAAAGAACATGAAGAATGAGTTGGCGCAGATCATGATGATGATGGTACTCGTCGCAGTATTCTTTGCTTCTGGATTTGATCACGTCATCGCCAATATGGCACTGTTCTCCATTGCGTTAGTCGTACCACATCCGGATACGATCACATTTGCCGGAGCGATGCATAACCTGTTGCCAGCTTTAGCCGGTAACATCATTGGTGGAGCAGTCTTCATGGGAATGATCTATACGTGGCTGAATAAAGAAAAATTAGAAGTAGATGAATCACGTCAATCCACGACACCTGTTCATATTGCTTCGAAACAAAATGCATAATCAAAAAGCAGCTGTCGCGACAGCTGCTTTTTTCATTCATTCCATATGTTGAAAGCGATCGACGTCTGCAGCCAGTTCTTCATAAATCGTTTCGACGATTTGTGCATCATCGAAGAGCCCGAGGACGTTATCGTCCGGTAAGGCGTCAACAGGAGACGTGAAGTACAGAACGGCCGTCAATAACAATTGTTCCTGCTCCGCATGCATTTCGAATTTTTTCTGATAGAGAGCACGAAGCATTTCAAGCAGTTGTTTTAATTGAAAATAAAGGACGAGTTCTGCCTCGCGTTCGATGTCCGAGCTTTCTGTAGACGCGATATCTTGCGTCAAGTGCGCAAGTCCGATTTCTGCTCGAACTAACAATTCTTGCTGTGCTTTTTCATCACCAACGAGGTCGAGTGCCTGTCGGTGAAAATACGTATAAGCCGATTTAAAATCGCCGGGTGTGAATTCCATGGTGATGCCTCCTTCTCTTCTCTTTCTAGTTTCGCCTTATTTCTTGCAAAATTGCAACTATTTCGTGAAAATAAAGATACAAGAAAGGGGATTACATAATGCCGACACAAGCAGAATTACAACAATACGCGTCTTTAGCCGTGCGTACGGGAATTAATCTACAACCAGGACAACAACTCGAGGTTCGTGCAGGAATCGAAAATTTGCCGCTCGTTCGTGAAATCACGCGTGTCGCCTACGAAGTAGGAGCTACGCAAGTATATGTACAATGGTCAGATGATGAGATGACGAAAATCCGTTATTTCGATGCACCTGAGGAGTCGTTTGATACGTTCCCGGATTGGTTAAAAGCACGTTACGACCAACTGGCAGAAGAAAAGACAGCGTTCTTATCGGTCGTCAGTGAAGATCCAGATTTATTGAATGGCGTGGACTCGAGCCGAATCGCACGTGCGAATAAAGCAGCTGGTGTCGCTCTTGCTAATTGGCGGAAGTTCGTCATGAGTGATAATGTCAGCTGGTGTGTCGTAGCAGCACCTTCTGAAAGCTGGGCGAAGAAAGTATTCCCTGATTCAGAGAATGCTGTTGAAGAGCTCTGGTCAGCTATTTTAAAAGCAACACGTGCCGATCAAGCAGATCCAGTCGCTGCATGGGCGGATCACGATCATAATCTGCGTTCAAAAGCAAAATTCCTGACAGAGAAGAAGTACAAAACATTGCACTACACAGCTCCAGGAACAGAATTATCAATCGAATTACCAGAACGTCATGTTTGGTTAGGTGGCGGTGGTCCGAATGCAGATGGTGTTGATTTCATCGCGAATCTGCCGACAGAAGAAGTGTTCACGTTACCGAAAAAGACAGGTGTCAACGGTCACGTCTCGAGCACAAAACCACTTAGCTACAGTGGGAACTTGATTGATGAGTTCACACTCTGGTTCGAAAACGGAAAAATCGTTAAAGCGGAAGCAAAACAGGGTCAAGAAGCATTAGATGACTTGATTTCACTTGATGAAGGTGCACGTTATCTCGGAGAAGTTGCGCTCGTGCCGCACCGTTCGCCGATTTCTGACTCGGGTATCCTATTCTATAATACATTGTTTGATGAAAATGCTTCGTGCCACTTAGCGATTGGTCGTGCGTACTCGACGTGTCTCGAAAATGGTCCAAGCCTTTCAGCAGAAGAATTAGAAGCACAAGGCGCGAACGACTCGATGACGCATGTCGACTTCATGATTGGATCAGCGGATCTATCGATTGAAGGAGAACTTGCAGACGGAACGCGTGAATCAGTCATGCGTGACGGAAACTGGTCAATCTAAACGAACAAAAAGGTGAGTCCGAATACGGAACTCACCTTTTCTTGTAAGATTCTTGTTATGCTTCTTCACCGATGATTTTCACTTCTGTCTCAAGTAAGATACCGAATTTTTCTTGAACGGTTTCTTGTACATGACGAATGAGTGCGATATAGTCGGATGCTGACGCATTCTCGACGTTGACGATGAAACCAGCGTGTTTCTTGGACACTTCAGCGCCACCGATGCGTGTTCCCTGTAAGTTGCTATCTTGAATCAGCTTCCCTGCAAAATAGCCTTCTGGACGTTTAAAGACGCTACCACAAGAAGGGTACTCGAGTGGTTGTTTCGTTTCCCGCTTATGCGTCAAATCATCCATGACTTCCTTGATCAATGCTGGGTCACCCTCTGTTAACGCAAATCGACCTTCGAGGATGATGTATTCTTTCTTTGAGAAGCAACTTGTCCGGTATCCCAGTTCGAGTTCATCATGCGAAATGTTCAACAGTTCTCCTTGTCGTGTCAATACAGTAGCGCTATGGAGGCAATCCTTGACTTCACCACCGTATGCTCCCGCATTCATGATCAATGCGCCACCAATCGTTCCTGGAATCCCACAAGCGAATTCAAGACCGCTGAGCTGATGCGCGTAAGCTACACGAGACGCTTCGATGATTGCTGCGCCACTTTGAGCGACGAGCTCATGTCCTTCGACCGAGATATCGGTTAACTTCTCAAAGGAGAGGACAATGCCGCGAATGCCGCCATCACGTACGACAAGATTCGATCCGTTTCCAAGCAACGTCAAGGGAATACCTTGTTCGTAAGCATATCGGACGACAAAAGCTGTTTCTTCATAAGAAGTTGGGATGATGAATAAATCCGCGATTCCTCCCATTTTTGTATACGTATGATATTTTAAAGGTTCATTGATTAGTACGGACTCTTTTGAAATGCCTTCATACAGTCCCGTCATTACTTGTTCAGTCATTATGGTCTCAGTCCTTTTCGTGAATTCCTACCCAGCGCTCATGCGCTCAAAATATATTTTAACATTAATCGTGCGGTCGTTGTTCAACATACTGTTCCCAAAATACCGACTTATGCCGGGAATTGCAAGCACTAGGGAGTGAATGTCATCGATTAGTAATGAAAAATGTCACAGGAAGCGCAGGATCAGGAAGAGGAATGAAGCGAAAAGAACTCGGGAAAAGAGAAGTATAGAAGGAGGCGATGACGATGGAAAGTGAACGTTTATGGATGCGACCGTTCGAAGAAGAGGATTTTAGTTTTTATAAGTCACTTGTCCAAAATGAGCAAGTCATGCGTTATATCAATGGAGGCACTGCCTTGAGTGAAGATGAGGCACGAGAGTGGTTCGAACGGCAATTGGAGCGATATTCGGATGAGCGACAAACTGGTTTTTTACTGTTGTTCATAAAAGAAACGAATGAACCGATTGGCTTTGCCGGATTATTGATGCAGGAAGTGGATGGGAAAGAAGAGTTAGAAGTCGGTTATTGGCTCGAACCAAAGCATTGGAAAGTCGGTTATGGTCGTGAAGCTGCAAAACGATTAATGATGGAGGCGTTCAATCGAGGGCATGATCGAATCATCTCGATCATTCATCCCGATAATCGTGCTTCGCAAAATGTCGCTCGTGCCAACGGGCTGAACTGGGAAAAGGATACGGTGTTTAGAGATGTTCCTGTCACGATTTACGCTGGACAACTATCACGACTTTGTCGTAACTAAAGAGGAGAGTTTTTATGTACGAATTTAACTTCGCGTCTTTTCATTCCATGACACCTGATACCTTATATGGACTTTTGAAATTACGAACGGATATCTTCGTCGTCGAGCAGGAGTGCGCGTATCCGGAGCTAGATGATCAAGATCAACAAGCGACACACCTAATCGTACGGAGTGAGAGCGGTCAAATCGTTGGATGCCTTCGGATATATGATCATCCGACAAAAGGAGTAGCGATTGGACGGGTAGCTGTTCATCGTGATCACCGATCGGTTGGGTTAGCGAGACAAATGATGGAGAGAGCGATGGTGCATTTGCAGAAAGAGGCTGCGATCTACTTACAGGCACAAGCACACCTAGAAGGGTTTTACGGATCGTTTGGTTTTGAAACCGTATCCGACCCTTATTTAGAAGATGATATTCCACATGTGGACATGCAGTTTCACGTAAAGGATTCGAAAAAAGACTTCACGTCGACGATGGATGAACCGATGAATAAGTAGAATGAACTTTTTTCGGAGGTGGATCAGTCATGAAGAAAGTGCTGGTCATTTTCGCTCTTAGTCTAATTGGTGTCCTATCTTTAGGAGTCGGTATTTCGTATGCTCAATTGCAGGGGAACTATCGTGACTCGGAAAAAGAGTTGATGACGATCTTAGAGCGGCAACATGATTTATCAGCTTCCTCCTTTCTTGAAGTGCGTGCATCATTCTCTTTACGACATCGACAAATCATACACGTTCGACTTCGGGGCGAACCTGCCATCACATACGAGTTCATTCAACCAAAGGATGAACTCGAATACCTGGGGTCTGTCGGAACAAGTGTTGAAAAGACAGGAAAACAAGATGCTGTCTTTCGAAACGCTCATTTAAAAGTCGGTAAAAAATAAAAAATGGAGGATCTTCCTGAAACGACGGAAGATTCTCCATTTTTTGCTTTCAAGACGATAGGATATTGCGTACACTACGAAGAGATACTGGAATGAGGAGGTCGAGGGAATCATGTGGAAACCCTTTATAAAAAATCAATCAATTGCACCAGCGTTACAAGCCTTCCGGGAACTTGACATCGAAATGTTTCGGACACATGTTGCCCAACTGAACGATGCGGAACAACAGGCCTTACAATTCATTAAGCGTGCGCTAGAGCAGGATTCACCTGCTCATTTGAAAATAGCGCTTGAAATGAAACAACCACTCGTCGAGGTTGATCGTCTGTTTCAAACACTCGTCACGTGTCAAAATCGTCAACAATTACTCGAAATGCTGCTAGCATACGGTCTGGACGTCAATCAAGTCTATACACTTGAAGGGCATCGCTCGATCGTCCGCCAACCGCTTCACTTTCCGGTAGGTCTATATGCGGCACGCCATTCCGAGTTGTGGGCACTTGTTGCTGAAAAGCTGGACTTTACTTATACGATGCATCTTCAACGCAGTGATCAATTCCTGGAGACGCATGAATTGAATCTGCTTGATCTCGTCTTATTGCTCGATATCGAAGAGGAGTTGACGGTTCGGGTGCTTGATCAGCTGTGCGAATGCAAGGCGACCGTTGGACTTGCAGAACGATTACAACGTCCCGCTTCACCATTGTTGTTAAAGACGATTGAGGCGGATGCCTATTTGCCGACGTTTGTTTATGCTAAACATTATTTCCCGTTTTATGCGCTGATCGGACGACAAACCGTACTGTTCCAATCTTTATTGAACCGTGTGATGCAAGCATCCATTGCTTCTGAAATGATTGAAGATGCCTTGCTTGCTTTTCATAACCACCAACCCGGACTTGCCTTGACATGGGGAGATGCCTATATCGAACAGTTATACGAGATGGGGCTAGTGCTTCGTAAAACGGGTCATGTTGATTTTCGGGAAATGGATGCGGAGTATGTGTTGCCTGAATACGAGGGAATCGTCAATCGCCTAAATGATTAACGGAGGCTGATCCGTACTGAACGTATGCCAATGAGAGGTTAACTGGATATCGCAAAACATCGAAGGATGATACAGGCGTAATACATCTTGTTGTGTTGAGAGAAAAAAGACTTCAAACGTTTGGATGTTTGCACGTCGTAACTTTTCTTGAAATGTATGAAGGATGCGGCTACCGTATCCTTGACGTCTCAGTTCAGGTAGGCACGTGATTTCAAGAAGACGGATATTCTGTCCCTGCTTTTGAAATAATAGTGTACCGACGATCAGTTGCTTATCATAGACTAAGTAAGGAATCGCTTTTCGTTGAATCAACTTGTCTAAATCAGATACTTGATATGGAAAAAAGTGATGTGTTCCTTGAAGGGCATCGTTACGAAGTGCGAGGTAAGTATCTTGATTCTGTGCATGAACAGCTTTCAAACGTAGCGTAGCAGGCTGTCCCTCTGAGAGTCCAATTAAACGAAACTGTTCGGCATATAAACTATAACCAAGCTCTTTCCAAATCGAAGTTAAAGAAAGATCATGCGGCGGAGAGACTTGTACATGTATCTGCCGGCATCCTTGTCGAACGGCATGTAAGTGTAGCAAAATAGCCAGACGCCGAAAGGCTTTGATGTCATGAAAGGCGCTGTTCATAAAGTGAACGACGTCATGCACGACATGATATCCGAGCGTCGCTTTCACCTGACCGGATTCGAGGTAGACCCATTGGTAATCTTCAAGCGGCTGAAAAAATGAAAAATCATATGCCTTTTGATGGTACTGTAAAAGTTGATGGACGTGTCGCCTTTGAACATGAGACAATTGATTGTAATACACAATAGGCAAACTAAGTTCCTCCTTTAGCAAAGTGAAGTTAAAAATATCTTGCTTTTATATTACAGGAAATAAAAGGTATTTATATCTTCTGTTTCAAACAAAAAGTAGATGGATTCCTGAAGATAAGAAAGAATCGAGGCAAAATTATCATGAAGTATCTCTGGATCGTCATCGGTTTATCGGGCTGGTTACTCAGCGCGGATATATTGGTAGCCGAAGCACGTGATTACGATGAACCGGGTGTAAGCAGTTCGACGACATATGGGAATTATGGCGCGGAGGATCATATCATCGTTGATCGGAAGGAACCGATTTATGAAGGATTCGATTCACCGAACGACATGGCATTCCTATTCGCTTGTATTGCATTACTCGCAACAGTCGGACTTGGCATCGTCAATGCCTCCGATTGAAATGAATCTGACTAATAAAAGGCAAGTGACGAATCCATCGTCACTTGCCTTTTATTATCTATTACGTGTGAACAAGAAGCATCTACTCTTAGAAATGAATTCGTTTTTTTCGACCAACGCGTGCCATTCGTTCGTGTTCTTGTTCGAGTCCGGCTCGTTCGAGGAGATCGAGATAATAGCGAAACGGAGTCGAGCGATGCGAAAAATACGGGATATATTCAGTGAACAGCATCGTCTCCGCTCGTTCTAACGCGCGTAAGGAAATGAGAGCATGTAGCTCTGCGAAACGAATTTCTTGATAGGTGGATAAAGCGTCTGCATCAATCCGAACATGCGACTGTAATTTTTTAGCATGCGCATTCAAGCAATGGATGTATGCTTCTTGATGTTCAGGTTTCTCGCAATGGGCAAGTACGGCAAGCAAAAGATCACTGCGCTCGGTATCGACGTCCATCGGAACCTTCAATGCTGTATAGAGGGCACGTTCCATCCACTCGACGCCATGACTATC encodes the following:
- a CDS encoding aminopeptidase; translated protein: MPTQAELQQYASLAVRTGINLQPGQQLEVRAGIENLPLVREITRVAYEVGATQVYVQWSDDEMTKIRYFDAPEESFDTFPDWLKARYDQLAEEKTAFLSVVSEDPDLLNGVDSSRIARANKAAGVALANWRKFVMSDNVSWCVVAAPSESWAKKVFPDSENAVEELWSAILKATRADQADPVAAWADHDHNLRSKAKFLTEKKYKTLHYTAPGTELSIELPERHVWLGGGGPNADGVDFIANLPTEEVFTLPKKTGVNGHVSSTKPLSYSGNLIDEFTLWFENGKIVKAEAKQGQEALDDLISLDEGARYLGEVALVPHRSPISDSGILFYNTLFDENASCHLAIGRAYSTCLENGPSLSAEELEAQGANDSMTHVDFMIGSADLSIEGELADGTRESVMRDGNWSI
- a CDS encoding GNAT family N-acetyltransferase — its product is MESERLWMRPFEEEDFSFYKSLVQNEQVMRYINGGTALSEDEAREWFERQLERYSDERQTGFLLLFIKETNEPIGFAGLLMQEVDGKEELEVGYWLEPKHWKVGYGREAAKRLMMEAFNRGHDRIISIIHPDNRASQNVARANGLNWEKDTVFRDVPVTIYAGQLSRLCRN
- a CDS encoding GNAT family N-acetyltransferase — translated: MTPDTLYGLLKLRTDIFVVEQECAYPELDDQDQQATHLIVRSESGQIVGCLRIYDHPTKGVAIGRVAVHRDHRSVGLARQMMERAMVHLQKEAAIYLQAQAHLEGFYGSFGFETVSDPYLEDDIPHVDMQFHVKDSKKDFTSTMDEPMNK
- the murB gene encoding UDP-N-acetylmuramate dehydrogenase codes for the protein MTEQVMTGLYEGISKESVLINEPLKYHTYTKMGGIADLFIIPTSYEETAFVVRYAYEQGIPLTLLGNGSNLVVRDGGIRGIVLSFEKLTDISVEGHELVAQSGAAIIEASRVAYAHQLSGLEFACGIPGTIGGALIMNAGAYGGEVKDCLHSATVLTRQGELLNISHDELELGYRTSCFSKKEYIILEGRFALTEGDPALIKEVMDDLTHKRETKQPLEYPSCGSVFKRPEGYFAGKLIQDSNLQGTRIGGAEVSKKHAGFIVNVENASASDYIALIRHVQETVQEKFGILLETEVKIIGEEA
- a CDS encoding YkvA family protein codes for the protein MEFTPGDFKSAYTYFHRQALDLVGDEKAQQELLVRAEIGLAHLTQDIASTESSDIEREAELVLYFQLKQLLEMLRALYQKKFEMHAEQEQLLLTAVLYFTSPVDALPDDNVLGLFDDAQIVETIYEELAADVDRFQHME
- a CDS encoding GNAT family N-acetyltransferase is translated as MYYNQLSHVQRRHVHQLLQYHQKAYDFSFFQPLEDYQWVYLESGQVKATLGYHVVHDVVHFMNSAFHDIKAFRRLAILLHLHAVRQGCRQIHVQVSPPHDLSLTSIWKELGYSLYAEQFRLIGLSEGQPATLRLKAVHAQNQDTYLALRNDALQGTHHFFPYQVSDLDKLIQRKAIPYLVYDKQLIVGTLLFQKQGQNIRLLEITCLPELRRQGYGSRILHTFQEKLRRANIQTFEVFFLSTQQDVLRLYHPSMFCDIQLTSHWHTFSTDQPPLII
- a CDS encoding formate/nitrite transporter family protein; protein product: MNEVEALEGLRNKAIKSTRMLQMRPLEYLVRAMLAGIFIGFAIIFTLKAINGLYMAESPVATLVGGLTFGVALVLIVYGGAELFTGNTMYFTTATMRGYTTKMDTMKVWLICLIGNGLGGLAFALLFSQTGIIQELGMNNWLFSVSETKIHHTTWEIFTRAIFCNWMVCLAIFIPKNMKNELAQIMMMMVLVAVFFASGFDHVIANMALFSIALVVPHPDTITFAGAMHNLLPALAGNIIGGAVFMGMIYTWLNKEKLEVDESRQSTTPVHIASKQNA